Proteins encoded within one genomic window of Xylophilus sp. GOD-11R:
- the groL gene encoding chaperonin GroEL (60 kDa chaperone family; promotes refolding of misfolded polypeptides especially under stressful conditions; forms two stacked rings of heptamers to form a barrel-shaped 14mer; ends can be capped by GroES; misfolded proteins enter the barrel where they are refolded when GroES binds): MAAKDVVFGGDARARMVEGVNILANAVKVTLGPKGRNVVLERSFGAPTVTKDGVSVAKEIELKDKLQNMGAQLVKEVASKTSDNAGDGTTTATVLAQAIVREGSKYVAAGLNPMDLKRGIDKAVTALVAQLKAASKATTTSKEIAQVGAISANSDESIGKIIADAMDKVGKEGVITVEDGKSLDNELDVVEGMQFDRGYLSPYFINNPEKQAALLDNPFVLLFDKKISNIRDLLPVLEQVAKAGRPLLIIAEEVEGEALATLVVNTIRGILKVVAVKAPGFGDRRKAMLEDIAILTGGKVIAEEVGLTLEKVTLADLGSAQRIEVGKENTTIIDGAGVAGDIEARVKQIRIQIEEATSDYDREKLQERVAKLAGGVAVIKVGAATEVEMKEKKARVEDALHATRAAVEEGIVAGGGVALLRAKQAAGEIKGDNADQDAGIKLILKAIEAPLREIVYNAGGEPSVVVNAVLQGAGNYGFNAANDTYGDMIEMGILDPTKVTRTALQNAASVASLLLTTEAMVAEAPKDEAGAGGMPGGGMGGMGGMGDMGM, translated from the coding sequence ATGGCAGCAAAAGACGTAGTCTTCGGCGGCGACGCCCGCGCACGCATGGTCGAAGGCGTGAACATCCTCGCCAACGCCGTCAAGGTCACCCTGGGCCCCAAGGGTCGCAACGTGGTGCTGGAGCGCTCGTTCGGCGCCCCCACCGTGACCAAGGACGGTGTGTCCGTGGCCAAGGAAATCGAACTCAAGGACAAGCTGCAGAACATGGGCGCCCAGCTCGTGAAGGAAGTGGCCTCCAAGACCTCCGACAACGCCGGTGACGGCACCACCACCGCGACCGTGCTGGCACAAGCCATCGTGCGCGAAGGCAGCAAGTACGTTGCCGCCGGCCTGAACCCGATGGACCTCAAGCGCGGCATCGACAAGGCGGTCACCGCCCTGGTCGCCCAGCTGAAGGCAGCCTCCAAGGCCACCACCACCTCCAAGGAAATCGCCCAGGTCGGCGCCATTTCCGCCAACTCCGACGAATCCATCGGCAAGATCATCGCTGACGCGATGGACAAGGTCGGCAAGGAAGGCGTCATCACCGTCGAAGACGGCAAGTCGCTCGACAACGAGCTCGACGTCGTCGAAGGCATGCAGTTCGACCGCGGCTACCTGTCGCCCTACTTCATCAATAACCCCGAAAAGCAAGCCGCACTGCTGGACAACCCCTTCGTCCTGCTGTTCGACAAGAAGATCAGCAACATCCGCGACCTGCTGCCCGTGCTGGAGCAGGTGGCCAAGGCTGGCCGTCCGCTGCTGATCATCGCTGAGGAAGTCGAAGGCGAGGCCCTGGCGACCCTGGTGGTCAACACCATCCGCGGCATCCTGAAGGTCGTGGCCGTCAAGGCTCCTGGCTTCGGCGACCGTCGCAAGGCCATGCTGGAAGACATCGCCATCCTGACGGGCGGCAAGGTGATCGCCGAAGAAGTCGGCCTGACCCTGGAAAAGGTCACCCTGGCAGACCTGGGCTCGGCCCAGCGCATCGAAGTGGGCAAGGAAAACACCACCATCATCGACGGTGCTGGTGTTGCCGGCGACATCGAAGCCCGCGTCAAGCAAATCCGCATCCAGATCGAAGAAGCGACCAGCGACTACGACCGTGAAAAGCTGCAAGAGCGCGTGGCCAAGTTGGCTGGCGGTGTTGCCGTGATCAAGGTCGGCGCTGCCACCGAAGTCGAAATGAAGGAAAAGAAGGCACGTGTCGAAGACGCCCTGCACGCTACCCGCGCTGCCGTGGAAGAAGGCATCGTGGCTGGCGGCGGCGTGGCACTGCTGCGCGCCAAGCAAGCTGCTGGCGAAATCAAGGGCGACAACGCCGACCAGGACGCCGGCATCAAGCTGATCCTGAAGGCCATCGAAGCACCTCTGCGCGAGATCGTCTACAACGCCGGCGGCGAGCCGAGCGTGGTGGTCAATGCCGTGCTGCAAGGCGCTGGCAACTACGGCTTCAACGCTGCCAACGACACCTACGGCGACATGATCGAAATGGGTATCCTGGATCCGACCAAGGTGACCCGCACCGCGCTGCAGAACGCAGCTTCCGTGGCTTCGCTGCTGCTGACGACCGAAGCCATGGTCGCCGAAGCACCGAAGGACGAAGCCGGTGCCGGCGGCATGCCTGGTGGCGGCATGGGCGGCATGGGTGGTATGGGCGACATGGGCATGTAA
- a CDS encoding nucleoside 2-deoxyribosyltransferase translates to MTTAANSAAPRIYLAGPDVFELHQADIFRSLIAECSLLGLEGVAPFDGQIDTRSGETPDAFAHRIYQGNIDRIRACDGVVANLRPFRGLEPDPGTVFEVGFAVALGKPVVGYHVPAGSYAERVQRERSCRTDEDGTVRETADGSLVEGLGQPINLMISRSVSLVPDARAALAVLAGRLRHRG, encoded by the coding sequence ATGACGACTGCCGCCAACTCCGCCGCACCCCGCATCTACCTTGCGGGCCCCGATGTGTTCGAGCTCCATCAGGCCGACATCTTCCGCAGCCTCATCGCCGAATGCAGCCTCCTCGGACTGGAAGGCGTGGCGCCTTTCGACGGCCAGATCGACACCCGCAGCGGCGAGACGCCCGATGCCTTCGCGCATCGCATCTACCAAGGCAACATCGACCGCATCCGCGCCTGCGACGGCGTCGTGGCCAACCTGCGGCCTTTCCGTGGCCTGGAGCCCGACCCCGGCACCGTCTTCGAAGTGGGGTTCGCCGTCGCGCTGGGCAAGCCGGTCGTCGGCTACCACGTGCCCGCCGGCAGCTACGCCGAGCGGGTGCAGCGCGAACGCTCATGCCGCACCGATGAAGATGGAACCGTGCGGGAAACCGCCGACGGCAGCCTGGTCGAAGGTCTGGGGCAGCCGATCAACCTCATGATCTCGCGCTCGGTGAGCCTGGTGCCCGACGCCCGCGCTGCGCTGGCGGTGCTCGCCGGGCGCTTGCGACATCGGGGCTGA
- a CDS encoding co-chaperone GroES, which produces MKNLRPLHDRVIVKRLEQETKTASGIVIPDNAAEKPDQGEVLAVGPGKKNDKGELSAPGVKVGDRVLFGKYSGQTVKVNGDELLVMKEEDLFAVVEG; this is translated from the coding sequence ATGAAGAACCTTCGCCCTCTGCACGATCGCGTGATCGTCAAGCGCCTCGAACAAGAAACCAAGACCGCCTCGGGCATCGTCATTCCCGACAACGCGGCAGAGAAGCCCGACCAGGGCGAAGTCCTGGCCGTCGGCCCGGGCAAGAAGAACGACAAGGGCGAACTGTCGGCTCCCGGCGTCAAGGTCGGCGACCGCGTGCTGTTCGGCAAGTACTCGGGCCAGACCGTCAAGGTCAACGGCGACGAGCTGCTGGTCATGAAGGAAGAAGACCTGTTCGCGGTCGTCGAAGGCTGA
- a CDS encoding TfoX/Sxy family protein gives MRHFRRPRMRPGRVKNRWPCGYRLFMIGRMSALADDLPEVFERFGRITLRRMFGGHGVFHDGLMFGVVIDGRLYLKADAQSLPRFEARELGAFEYQRAGKTVTLSYREAPPEVFEDRSEAVDWARLAWEAAVRGASHPKAKAKVAKTAKTAKTAKAAKSAKAAAPRKRTRQPPGSARG, from the coding sequence ATGCGGCATTTTCGCCGGCCGCGGATGCGACCGGGACGCGTGAAAAACCGTTGGCCTTGCGGCTACCGGCTTTTTATGATCGGCCGCATGAGCGCACTGGCCGACGATCTCCCGGAAGTCTTCGAACGTTTCGGCCGCATCACGCTGCGGCGCATGTTCGGCGGGCATGGCGTGTTTCACGACGGCCTGATGTTCGGCGTGGTCATCGACGGTCGGCTCTACCTGAAGGCCGATGCGCAGTCGCTGCCGCGATTCGAGGCGCGCGAGCTTGGCGCGTTCGAATATCAGCGCGCGGGAAAGACGGTGACGCTTTCCTATCGCGAGGCGCCACCGGAAGTCTTCGAAGACCGCTCCGAGGCGGTCGACTGGGCGCGGCTGGCCTGGGAGGCCGCGGTGCGCGGAGCCTCCCATCCGAAGGCCAAGGCCAAAGTCGCCAAGACCGCCAAGACCGCCAAGACCGCCAAAGCAGCTAAGTCAGCTAAGGCAGCTGCGCCACGGAAGCGCACCCGGCAGCCGCCAGGTTCCGCGCGCGGATGA